The [Clostridium] celerecrescens 18A genomic sequence GAGAGCCGCTCTATACATACGAGTATAAAAAAACTGCGGAACTTATGTTGGAGATGCGCCAAACCTGCAATAACGTTGTCATCGTTTTGGATGAATACGGAGCAACGGCAGGGATGATAACCCTGGAAGACTTACTGGAAGAAATCGTCGGAGAGATCCGGGATGAGTATGACGAGGATGAAGAATATGAACTGGTTGAGGTGGAGCCCTTTGAATATCTGGTAGAAGGCTCCATGAAACTTGATGATTTAAATGACAGGCTGGATCTTGGACTGGAGTCTGATGATTATGATTCCATCGGCGGCCTGATCATCGGACAGCTTGACCGGCTCCCGGAACAGGGGGAAGAGGTTGTCTGCGGGGGAATCCGCCTTGTTGTAGATGAATTGGACAAAAACAGAATCGATAAGGTTCGGATGTATTTGCCTCATTAAGCATTTTGCTGGATAGCGGTTTCGCAGGTTTTACCGGAAGGCTGGGAAATAAGGGAGAGGGAAGCTTGCTGCTTCTGCTCTCCCTTTAACATTTCCCGGAAACCCCTTCCGTCAACTAAGCATCCCCCCCGCGGTGCCGCTGACTGCGCAGATGGCCATGGTTGTGAGTAGCTGGTTCATAGAGCCATTTAATCCTTTGTTTAGGAAAAAGGATACGGCCAGGAGCACCAGGAAATATAGAAGTCCCAACAAAAGGCCCCAGAAGAATCTTCGATGCCGTACGCTCTTTCCCATTAAGACTCCGCCAAAGAGACAGGCGATGATATAAACCGCATTGACTCCCAGGCGTATCTGCCCTTCCTTCAGCCGGAATCTATAGAGTGCTAAGGCCAGGACCACCAGCAAGATTCCGGTCAGTATGTAGGTGATAAGAAGGTTTCTTAGTGTGACCTGAAGCTTTGATTTTTCCATTTAAATACTCCTTATATCTTGTCTTCTGGTTCAGTATATTCTTAGGGTATGGATGATATTCATGGATGTCCTAACAATAAAATTGATCCTTCCTTATCTGTGTCCCTGGGGCAATTCATCTTGCGCTCGTCTAAAACATGTGGTATAATCTCAAAGAATTAGACAAATACAGGAGGTGTAAGTTTATGAAGCATGTAAAGACCTTAAATTCCAGTACATTAAAAGAGTCTATGAAGAAAGGCGGCTGCGGCGAATGCCAGACTTCCTGCCAGTCAGCCTGCAAGACATCCTGTACAGTAGGAAACCAGAGCTGCGAGAACAGCAACCGTTAATTATTTTAACTGTATAGAATAGCCATAAGGCAGATGAGCAGATGCCCCTACGGTCGTAATGACGGTAGGGGTTCCTTCGCTTGTCTGCCCAAAACCAATCA encodes the following:
- a CDS encoding TIGR04086 family membrane protein, encoding MEKSKLQVTLRNLLITYILTGILLVVLALALYRFRLKEGQIRLGVNAVYIIACLFGGVLMGKSVRHRRFFWGLLLGLLYFLVLLAVSFFLNKGLNGSMNQLLTTMAICAVSGTAGGMLS
- the scfA gene encoding six-cysteine ranthipeptide SCIFF, with the translated sequence MKHVKTLNSSTLKESMKKGGCGECQTSCQSACKTSCTVGNQSCENSNR